The segment CCCTTGCCCTTGGAGGTGCCGGTCACGTCGACCTTGACACCCGCCTCGAACAGCTCGGCGGTGATCTCCTGGCCCAGGGTGTACTCGGACGCGTCCGCGGTACGGAGCTCGACCAGGTGGCGGCGGGGGGTGACACCGGCCTTGGCGAAGTGGCCCTGGAGGGGCTTGTTCACCTTGCGGGGGTCGATCTCGCCGAAGCCGATCTGGACGGCGTCGTAGCCGGCCGGGCTGTCGGCGGTGTGGACCTGGGTCACGACATTGGGCCCAGCCTTGACGACGGTCACCGGGACGACCCGGTTGTTCTCGTCCCAGACCTGGGTCATGCCGAGCTTCTCGC is part of the Kitasatospora setae KM-6054 genome and harbors:
- the rplC gene encoding 50S ribosomal protein L3, which translates into the protein MAKQIKGILGEKLGMTQVWDENNRVVPVTVVKAGPNVVTQVHTADSPAGYDAVQIGFGEIDPRKVNKPLQGHFAKAGVTPRRHLVELRTADASEYTLGQEITAELFEAGVKVDVTGTSKGKGFAGVMKRHNFKGLGAGHGTQRKHRSPGSIGGCATPGRVFKGMRMAGRMGHERVTTQNLTVHAVDAEKGLLLIKGAIPGPNGGLVLVRTAAKGL